Proteins encoded by one window of Mastacembelus armatus chromosome 23, fMasArm1.2, whole genome shotgun sequence:
- the copg2 gene encoding coatomer subunit gamma-2: MIKKFDKKDEESGSGSNPFQHLEKSAVLQEARIFNETPINPRRCLHILTKIIYLLNQGEHFGTTEATEAFFAMTRLFQSNDQTLRRMCYLTIKEMANISEDVIIVTSSLTKDMTGKEDVYRGPAIRALCRITDTTMLQAIERYMKQAIVDKVPSVSSSALVSSLHMVKMSYDVVKRWVNEAQEAASSDNIMVQYHALGLLYHLRKNDRLAVTKMLNKFTKSGLKSPFAYCMLIRIASKLLDETEGGHDSPLFDFIESCLRNKNEMVVYEAASAIVHMPNCTARELAPAVSVLQLFCSSPKAALRYAAVRTLNKVAMKHPSAVTACNLDLENLITDSNRSIATLAITTLLKTGSESSVDRLMKQISSFVSEISDEFKVVVVQAISALCQKYPRKHSVMMNFLSNMLRDDGGFEYKRAIVDCIIGIIEENPESKETGLAHLCEFIEDCEHTVLATKILHLLGKEGPRTPQPSKYIRFIFNRVVLESEAVRAAAVSALAKFGAQNDDLLPSVLVLMQRCMMDSDDEVRDRATFYMNVLQQKQKALNAAYIFNGLSVSIPGLEKSLHQYTLEPSEKPFDMKTVPLATTPITEQKTEIAPVATSKLPEKLAPSRQDIYQEQLASIPEFQSLGPLFKSSEPVQLTEAETEYVVRCVKHTFARHMVFQFDCTNTLNDQLLQKVVVQMEPSEAYEVIQYIPAPSLPYSQPGSSYTLVRLPDDDPTAVSCTFSCTMKYLVRDCDPNTGEPDDDGYDDEYVLEDLEVTVADHIQKVLKPNFGAAWEEVGDDFEKEETFALSSVRTLDEAVGNIISFLGMQPCERSDKVPENKNSHVLLLAGVFRGGHDALVRARLALADGVTMQVTVRSGEETVVDVILASVG; the protein is encoded by the exons ATGATTAAAAAGTTTGATAAGAAGGACGAGGAGTCTG GAAGTGGGTCGAACCCTTTCCAACACCTGGAGAAGAGTGCAGTGTTGCAAGAG GCGCGCATCTTCAATGAGACCCCCATCAACCCAAGGAGATGTCTCCACATTCTCACCAAGATTATTTACCTCCTCAACCAG GGAGAACATTTTGGAACCACAGAGGCCACTGAGGCCTTCTTTGCCATGACCAGGCTCTTTCAGTCCAATGAT CAAACTCTGAGGAGAATGTGCTACCTTACCATCAAAGAGATGGCCAACATCTCTGAGGATGTCATCATTGTCACTAGCAG CCTGACCAAGGATATGACTGGGAAGGAAGATGTCTACCGAGGACCTGCTATCAGAGCCCTCTGCAGGATTACAGAT ACCACTATGCTGCAGGCCATTGAGAGGTACATGAAGCAGGCTATTGTGGACAAGGTGCCCAGTGTGTCCAGTTCAGCTCTGGTCTCCTCACTG CACATGGTGAAGATGAGCTATGATGTGGTGAAGCGTTGGGTGAATGAAGCCCAGGAAGCTGCTTCCAGTGACAACATCATGGTCCAG TACCACGCCCTCGGCCTGCTGTATCACCTCAGGAAGAATGACCGTCTTGCTGTTACCAAGATGCTCAACAAGTTCACCAAGTCTGGTCTCAAGTCTCCCTTTGCCTACTGCATGCTCATCCGGATTGCCAGCAAACTGCTGGATGAGACTGAGGGAGG TCATGACAGCCCCTTGTTTGACTTCATTGAGAGCTGCCTGAGGAACAAGAATGAGATGGTAGTATATGAGGCTGCTTCTGCAATCGTGCATATGCCCAACTGTACAGCCAGGGAGCTGGCTCCTGCTGTGTCAG tgCTGCAGCTCTTCTGCAGTTCTCCTAAAGCTGCCCTGAGATACGCTGCAGTGAGGACCCTCAACAAG GTGGCGATGAAACATCCATCAGCTGTTACTGCATGTAACCTGGACCTGGAGAACTTGATCACTGACTCAAACCGGAGCATTGCCACACTGGCCATCACCACCCTGCTCAAGACTGGCAGCGAGAGCAGCGTGGACCGACTCATGAAGCAGATTTCCTCATTTGTTTCTGAGATCTCAGATGAATTCAAG gtggtggtggtgcaggCCATCAGCGCTCTGTGTCAGAAGTATCCCAGGAAGCACAGCGTCATGATGAACTTCTTGTCCAACATGCTCAGAGATGAT GGTGGGTTTGAATACAAGCGGGCCATCGTGGACTGCATCATTGGCATCATCGAGGAGAACCCAGAGAGCAAAGAGACAGGTTTAGCTCACCTGTGCGAGTTCATCGAGGACTGCGAGCACACGGTGTTAGCCACAAAGATCCTGCACCTGCTGGGCAAAGAGGGCCCACGCACACCTCAACCATCCAAGTACATCCGCTTCATTTTCAACCGAGTGGTGCTGGAGAGCGAGGCTGTTCGTGCAG CTGCGGTCAGCGCTTTGGCTAAATTTGGAGCTCAGAATGACGACCTGCTGCCGAGCGTCCTGGTTCTCATGCAGAG GTGTATGATGGACAGTGATGATGAGGTGCGTGACAGAGCTACTTTCTACATGAATGTGctgcagcagaagcagaaggCTCTGAATGCTGCCTACATCTTCAATg GTTTGTCTGTTTCCATCCCGGGCCTGGAGAAGTCCCTCCACCAGTACACTTTGGAGCCCTCAGAGAAACCCTTCGACATGAAGACCGTGCCCCTGGCCACCACTCCTATCACCGAACAAAAAACAG AAATTGCTCCTGTTGCTACCAGCAAATTGCCAGAAAAGTTGGCCCCATCACGCCAGGACATTTATCAGG AACAACTGGCGTCCATCCCAGAGTTCCAGAGTCTCGGCCCACTCTTCAAGTCTTCTGAGCCGGTGCAGCTGACAGAGGCTGAAACAGAATATGTGGTGCGCTGTGTTAAACACACCTTCGCTAGACACATGGTGTTCCAGTTTGACTGCACAAACACTCTGAATGACCAGCTTCTGCAGAAG GTTGTAGTACAGATGGAGCCGTCAGAGGCTTATGAAGTGATACAGTACATCCCTGCACCCAGCCTGCCCTACAGTCAGCCTGGTTCCTCCTACACTCTGGTTCGGCTGCCTGACGACGACCCCACCGCTG TGTCTTGTACCTTTAGCTGCACTATGAAGTATCTGGTCAGAGACTGTGACCCCAACACAGGAGAGCCTGATGATGATGGCTACGACGACGAATACGTG CTGGAGGATCTGGAGGTGACAGTTGCAGACCACATCCAGAAGGTTTTGAAACCAAATTTTGGAGCAGCGTGGGAAGAAGTGGGAGATGATTTTGAGAAGGAAGAGACCTTTGCCCTGTCATCTGTACGGACTCTCGATG AGGCGGTTGGTAACATCATCAGCTTCCTGGGAATGCAGCCATGTGAGCGCTCAGACAAAGTTCCTGAAAACAAGAACTCGCATGTCCTCCTCCTTGCTG GTGTGTTTCGCGGTGGTCACGATGCGCTTGTCCGTGCTCGCTTGGCACTAGCAGATGGTGTCACCATGCAGGTGACAGTGCGCAGCGGGGAAGAGACGGTTGTTGACGTCATTTTGGCCTCTGTGGGGTAA
- the LOC113142247 gene encoding collagen alpha-1(VII) chain, giving the protein MGLPGTPGIPGLNGLTGRKGDKGEGGINGSDGDPGVKGEKGAAGFPGFPGFKGSAGSPGRDGDEGPPGPPGPRGYTGPKGERGRRGRSKPCQRGAPGAPGQRGTSGIVGIEGTKGDKGEPGLSAEEVKELVTQEVVEKCALEYKFMAKSVDPDGTTTKSDNKNEREDVVISSSRDLHEEGTDEEEHGVGRTSPASVIHRKKGILPNRTESLEGKTVEWGQRKKRRVFGTNTADAVSGTDRCLEPMSEGVCSEYVLLWYFHPPSGECRPFVYGGCGGNRNRFPSRHECQSWCGMERRGTEPWR; this is encoded by the exons ATGGGGTTACCTGGTACACCTGGTATACCTGGACTGAATGGGCTCACAGGACGCAAG GGTGACAAGGGAGAAGGCGGGATTAATGGTTCTGATGGAGATCCAGGAGTGAAAGGGGAAAAG GGTGCAGCAGGTTTCCCAGGTTTCCCAGGTTTTAAGGGGTCAGCAGGGAGTCCAGGAAGGGATGGAGATGAGGGTCCACCAGGACCACCTGGTCCCCGTGGTTACACAGGGCCTAAG ggagagaggggcAGAAGAGGCCGATCGAAGCCATGTCAGAGGGGAGCACCTGGGGCACCAGGGCAAAGAGGAACAAGT GGTATAGTGGGGATTGAAGGAACGAAGGGAGATAAGGGAGAACCTGGACTCTCT GCTGAAGAAGTGAAGGAGCTAGTTACTCAGGAGGTGGTAGAAAAGTgtg CTTTGGAATACAAGTTCATGGCAAAGTCTGTGGATCCAGATGGAACAACCACAAAGAGTGACAATAAAAATGAGCGAGAAGATGTAGTGATATCCTCTTCTCGTGACCTCCATGAAGAAGGGACGGACGAGGAAGAACATGGAGTGGGAAGGACCAGTCCGGCCTCTGTGATCCACAGAAAAAAAGGGATCTTACCAAACCGCACtg AATCTCTGGAGGGAAAGACCGTGGAGTggggacagaggaaaaaaagaagggtATTTGGAACAAACACTGCTG atgcAGTTTCAGGGACCGACCGCTGCCTGGAGCCCATGTCAGAAGGGGTCTGCTCAGAATATGTTTTACTTTGGTACTTCCACCCACCCTCAGGGGAGTGCAGGCCCTTTGTGTATGGGGGCTGTGGTGGCAACCGGAATCGATTCCCCTCAAGACACGAGTGCCAGAGTTGGTGTGGGATGGAGAGGAGAG GCACTGAGCCCTGGAGATGA
- the ucn3l gene encoding urocortin 3, like, translating to MLSSLKTLLLLSVLCTPTSSLCLRLYQTGSDLLCDDRMAVRSEEDELGYSAVDGVGSILHSAEYLTSESSREKRTSSPANYRFMSRTKLRGQVLRNSSKGDRRSRLTLSLDVPTNIMNVLFDVAKAKNLRAKAAENARLLAQIGRRK from the coding sequence ATGCTGTCGTCCCTGAAgaccctgctgctgctctcgGTCCTGTGCACACCGACCTCCAGCCTGTGTCTGCGCCTCTACCAGACCGGCTCCGACCTCCTGTGCGACGACCGGATGGCAGTACGCAGCGAAGAGGACGAGCTGGGCTACTCCGCCGTGGACGGCGTGGGGTCCATCCTGCACTCCGCGGAGTATCTCACCTCCGAGTCCAGCCGAGAAAAAAGGACTTCAAGTCCCGCAAACTACCGCTTTATGAGCCGGACGAAGCTCAGGGGACAGGTGCTCCGCAACAGCAGCAAAGGGGACCGGAGGAGCAGGCTGACCCTGTCCCTGGACGTCCCGACCAACATCATGAACGTCCTCTTTGACGTGGCCAAGGCCAAAAACCTGCGAGCCAAAGCGGCCGAGAACGCGCGTCTCCTGGCGCAGATTGGACGGAGGAAGTGA